The sequence GACCCACCACGAACATGTGGAGCACCATCGCGACCTCGACCACGTACTCGATCGTGTTGCGGATGCCCTCTGCCTTCGTGTGCTTCCGTATCATTGGGAGATTGCTCAAGAACAGCCCCACCTGCACGGGGCAGATTTAATTAAGTAAGTATCACCGTGCATCTCTCTGAGAGATCAAGGGAGGGGATGAGAGGGGGACAGAGACTATGCATTCGGAGAAGATCCGGGGCTGGGAGAGGCGGCGGAGGAAGATGTGGAGGAAGTTGCAGAGGAAGACGATGAAGAAGAATCCGAGCATGTAGACGGCGACGGTGGCCAGCCGGAAAGTCATGCTGCCGTTTGTGCAGAGCGCTGCGTTTGTCATGTTTCTCCAATTTCCGATATccattttgttttaatttttttgaggaAGATTTGTGATATGATTTCGATCGGAAACTGTGGTGGTTGAATATGTGAAATTCAAGAATCTATGATTTCTTTCTATTGAGggattattgtgattttttgtgaaagaaaaaaggaagaaaaaaaaaatctgagtTTTGTGAAGAGAGTTTGATTTATAACTTACTACGTGGAATGAGGTGTTCTTGTGGTTAGGAAAAGACTTGAAGAATCCATGCATGCATGCAGAATTTGGTCAAACAAAATAgctaaaagaaaaataagtaattactctcttaatatgtatataaaattgCTCCAAAATAACTATATAGATCATTGAAATTTTGTATACTAATTTCTAGAGGAAATGCATAATATAAATCTTAATTacaatatttagtaatttgaTAATAGAGTAAATTAACTACTATAGTGTCACAttcatattataaattaatatattaaattattgaaaatttttaCTCTCAtaccataatttatttataaagtaaataatttaataCATCTAACCAAATATTATTTTCACAAACTAAAGCATGCTACTTGGACTAGGCTTAAACTATTTAAATAAGATCTTTCATCTAGTAGAGGAATACTTAATCCattttttgtaataaaaataagGATTAAATCATGTTTTGTGCTCTTAATTTTTAACCTTTATTCAAAATTCTCTAATTAATGTTtggaaatatttgatttaacgtttctattttatttttgtaaattagagtttattataaatatattaataattttttaacatctgatttcaattttttaaattactaataattaattactagAATATCGAATTTTCATTATTGGaatattagtaatttttttaacttcaaaTTTCAGGTAGCTGGAAAACGACTTAAGGCGGCGTTTGGTTTCTTTCGAAAATCCGTAAATTTGGATTTGGTCGAAGAAATTATGGAGTATTTATACTTCACTATTTAGCAGCTCAGAGCTAAACACGTAGTAGTCATTTTCACCCAActttttactatatttttatgATTATTCAAATTCAAACAAGAGTTGACATTTCTCCTCCTCTCTACCTAATCAAATTGAAGAATCTCGCAAAAACCCCATTGAACTTTCAATCTACAATTAGCAAAAGTATTCTCATACCTGCGATCAATTGCGCGCATAAACACAGATTGTTTCTCTACGAATCTAGAATTTGGAGTGGAATTCGTACGTGATGGAAGCTGTTGCTGCAGGCTCGCGGATTCTTCCCCAAATCAGTCTTAATCAGAATTCTGAATCGTGagctttgattttttttgttttcactTGCTTTTTTATGTGTGATTGGTTGCTCGTGTTTGCTATAAATTTAGGATTCTGCCTTTTCATGGTGATGATTGGATCACGtgattattttcatttttttttttaatggtgcTGAATGATGATGATCATGCTGTATGAATAGGTTTTGGAGATTTAATTTGATTGTAATTTTAGCTTTTTTGGAGTAAAGGTCTAGCTATGTTTAgcgagagaaaatatatatgtgtgtaagTGAGGGTtgatatatattgaaaatattaaaattttaaactgAATATAGTGTTGAACATGATCTGAAATTTATAAGTCTTTCTAAGCAGATTATATGTATGGATTTGGGATATATGGCATGAATGCTAAATAAATTCTTGGTGGAAATGTTGGATATGAAAGAGAGGTATAAGTTTGATCGCTTTATCCATTTTTCAGGTTGCACCATCATGTTAAATTGACTCCATCTTTCGTCGACACGACCAAACTTTCTGTGGATCGGTGTTCTAGTTCCAACGCCACGAAAAATTCTGTTTCCGGAGGTTGGTCTTTGAGACTTCCGGTGCAGAGGAAGGGCGTTGTTGGAAGAACACTTTGCTCGACTGGGGTATGCACGTATCCTGGAGGTGCCATTGAGTCACATTCTCACACTGCTGAGGAAAGATAGGAGTTCTGCTTCTGAATCTTGGAGGCCCCGACACTCTAAACGATGTTCAGCCTTTCTTGTTCAATTTGTTTGCTGACCCTGTATGGTTTATGTCAAAACTATGTGGTTTTACTGGTTGATTTGATAGTTTTTCAGATTGGTGATTCTGTTTTAGTTCCCCCGTTGCAGGATATTATTCGTCTTCCCAGGTTGTTCCGGTTCCTTCAACGCCCTTTGGCACAATTGATTTCAGTGTTGAGAGCTCCTAAGAGCAAAGAAGGTTATGCTTCCATTGGTGGAGGTTCACCTTTGCGCAAGATCACAGACGAGCAGGTATCAAGGGCCACGAACAAAGTTTCTTCTTGCTTTTATTGATTGGATTTTGGTGTTTTTTGGGGTGAACAGCATTTAAAAAGTTGTTTAATTCCTCTTTTCTAGGCAAGTGCATTGAAATCGGCTCTTGAAGCTAAGGAAGTTTCCGCAGATGTCTATGTAGCAATGCGATACTGGCACCCGTTCACAGAGGAAGCAGTTCATCAGGCAAGTCACACAAATGAAATACTTGGGCTTTTATTAGATGCTAATGAAACCCAAGAGAAATCTTTTCATAAGTTTATTGAAGCAAAATAATCACATTCATTTGCCTAAGTAGTTTGGAACGTCTAGTATTTCGAATTTCTGGCGTGATTGAACGTTTTGTTTTCTCACAGATTAAGAGAGATAGGATTACAAGGCTTGTCGTATTGCCACTGTATCCCCAATACTCTATTTCAACAACCGGATCAAGCGTCCGTGTTCTTCAAGAAATGTTTAGGTAATATGTCGGTGCACTTCATTTATATCTTTTATCGAATAATGAATGTGCTTCCAATTTTGTTTCCTCCTCTTGTGTCTTATCAGACATGATACGCACTTGTCAAGATTACCTGTTGCCATCATACAGTCGTGGTATCGGCGACAAGGTTATATCAAGTCTATGGCTGACTTAATCGAGAAGGAGTTGCAAAATTTCTCGAACCCTGAGGAGGTGGATGGCACATCTTTGCTGTAAAAATTGATAGAGTTAAATTTGAGCGATGTGGTTCTATCATGATAGAGATAATAATTTTTCTGTTGAAATTCCAGGTGATGATATTTTTCAGCGCCCACGGAGTTCCCTGTCAGCTATGTTGAGAATGCCGGTGATCCATACCGAGACCAGATGGAAGAGTGTATCTTCCTAATAATGCAAGAGCTCAAGTTAAGAGGAACTGGAAATGATCATACTTTGGCTTACCAGGTTCGTTGCAATTACTTCATATGATATACACGGAATTCTGGTTGAGCAATCTGTGCAATGGAACTCTGCATAACTTATCGACATTCTGTTCCAGAGCCGAGTGGGACCTGTGCAGTGGTTAAAGCCATACACTGATGAAGTTCTCGTGACTCGGCAGTGTAAAGTCTTCTCGCAGTTCCAGTGaggtatctctctctcactctcccaCTCTCTCTCAAATTGGTTAAAAAGATAAACACAGTCTTGCTGGTAGTGGCGGTCcaggggggcttcagcccctccaattttgagttttttttttttaattatagataatattttatatttgttttatatctataatatgtgtatataaaaaaaatacagaaaaatatagtaatacatatgatagtatccaactatccatattaattgctACACATCAGTGTTacatttatagtattatttttatattttttcttcttagttaattttaatGTTAATTGAGTCATTCTAAGGTAAAAGTAAAATCTAACacaataaatattattgtgtagaattgaacattttttttaagaaaagatAAAAGTACTTTTATATGATTACTGATGTAATTATTGAATTGCGAAATACTTATTAATAAGTGATGTTGAAACAGTATGAAATGGTACGGAGCTCAAAAAATTTGCTCGGGATCCGCCCGAACCCTAAAATTTTCAGCACCGATCAATAGATTCAGCCCCCCAACTTGAATCCTGGTCCGTAACTGCTGGTAGATAATTCTTGACACGCACATCCATGTAATTCAAAtctcagggacggagggaggggATGGGTCCCTTTGAGATTTTAGAAAATGATaggggtatatatatatacatttcatCTTTAAACCTTCGAAACTTTGACTTAAAAACCTAAAGAAAACTAGGTAGATGTATTATAGTCATAGAATTATACATATTACTATCTAAGATGACTATTCGTTGGACCCCCTGAAAAATACTTTCTCGTTCCATCACTGCTTCATCTAATCTAATGGCTACGCCGTCAACTTTCAGTTTTGTGAGCGAGCACATAGAAACTCTTGAAGAGATTGACATGGAGTACAAAGAATTGGCTCTTGAATCGGGCATTGAGAACTGGGGCCGCGTCCCTGCTCTCAACTGTACGTCATCCTTCATCACTGATCTGGCGGACTGCAGTAATCGAAGCACTGCCCTCTGCTATGGCTATATCCGGCTCCAACACCACCACCTCAAACAGAGCTGAAAATGATTTTGTGGCATATGCCTAGCAAAATGATCTTTGGTTCAATCTTTGCGTTCCTTCTGCTGTTATCGCCTAAACTGATGTCTGCATTCAGGAGTTACGTTCTTTAGACGACTCGTATCAACTATAAACGAGCGACTTTGGGCGCCGGGGGGATCGTTCCACTATCAAGGTTGCCCTTTGAATGACCCTGTGGATCTTTTTTTCCCATATAGCATAGAATAGGTTATAACTTTGAAGTTTCTTGTTTTGTTTACCTTTTTCTTATAGTTAATGATATATTCTAACTTTAACCAGTTcggttttgcattttaatttgttttgcaagacaaaattagaataaattagTTTTCTCGTTGCAATTCACAGCTTTCTATTTGCTTGATACGTAAGCCCCGTTCCATAACAAGTGTCTACTTTTCCtttatgaattatatatatgcTGCAAAACTATGACTTTTAAGTTTTGAAAAAAAGAATTGTGTCGTCTTAGAAAATCCTTAGCATATATATTGTCGAAAAGTACAATGTAGAATTCATTTAAGCAGTTTTTAACAGATTTGAAAAACCAAGGTTGgaataaaaaacaaaacaagaatgTGCATGTGTGCCTCTGCAAACAAATAATATTTGAGAAAGAAGCCAAAATGCGAAATCTCAAACCACCAACaacagaaaaacaaaaacaagaaagcaTCTAGTTGTTGTACACTAGAAACCTAGTTAGATACGAGCATGACAAACAGAATACATTACTCATCAACTCAACTCGGGGGCGATGCTTTCGCAGCCCCGGTTGATTGGGCCGCTTGAGGCGGGGTGGCATCATAAGCACTACCGTATTGCGAGGGCTGCTGTTGGCCGTAGCCAGGttgagctgctgctgctgctgctgctgccccGTAAGGCGGGGCTCCATATGCTGCTGCTGGGTAACCGGACGATGGAGGTCTCTGAGCACCTGAATCTGCGTGAGCATAGCCGGCCTGGGCAGGTGGAGGCTGAGAACGAGGATAGCCGGGCTGACCGTATGAACCACCTTGTGCGCTTGGTGATTGCTGGGGTTGTGCATATGCAGCGGCAGGCTGGCTGCCAGGTTTTTGTGACGGGGGAGGTGTCGCGTAATTTCCGTAGGGTGGTTGGCTCCCATAGCCACCCTGTGCCCCGTAACCGGGCTGGCTGGAAGCTTGATGCGGGTAATTTGGGTTCGGGCTGGGTTGACCACCAGCGTTGTACGACTGCGCAGAAGCAGGGGCTTGATTGGGGTCGCCTTGTGATCCGTACGAAGGAGTGTGACCATCGGGTGTTGGATATGCAGAGTTGTAGCCTTGCTGCTGTTGATCGTATCCGGCACTAGGATTCTGCTGGCCGTAACCGGATTGAGCTGCACCAGCATGATAACCACCATAACCATCATGGCCGTAGCCGCCTTGTCCTTGACTGTAACCGTAGCCCGAAGCATCAGTCGGAGCAGTAGGGCCCCCATGAGCTTGCTGTTGCTGGGAAGGTGCCTGTTGGTTGTAATAATCATAGCCACCTCCCTGAGCAGATTGCTGATTTTGAGGAGCAGTTGATGATTGATCCCAGCCGGCTCCGTACCCACCGGATGTGGGTTGAGGAGGATAACCAGAGTAAGGTGGTTGAGTCATGCCGTATTGTGGTGGACCAGGGTATGCACCTGGCTGGACATAGCCATAACCGGGTTGTTGCCCAGGTGGGCCCGGCTGCGCCCAGTTAGTAGGTGGCCTAGCTTGATAACCTTGCTGTGAATATCCTCCAGACATCGATTGGCCTCTCATGCGGTTCTGCACAAAATTGTTATGACAAATGAACCTAGAACTGATTGTTGCATCGGGACTAGCAACAATATATAGATAAAAAGAACATATTATAACTCAAAATGATAAGCAGAGACACCAAGTAATGTATCAACTTATATAAAAGATTCAACAACATATACAAGTATATAACCTCATATACTGAGCACTACACTCATAGAGAGTTGCATGAAGACAAAGATTAGACGCCTACATACCGTACTTGTTGAGTCGTATTATTGGATAACTCCTGCGGAAGCCCATCCTCTCCCTATTCGAAGTGAATGGGTACAACAAAAATAGCAAATACTATACATCTATAGAAGAAGAGGACTACAGGTGCACAACAAAATCCAGTATATACAAGGAAAACTTCACCTAAATAATATAGGATAACTCGTTAAGTTACTAGGTGAGGAATCATTACAGAAATACAGATATTCCTAAAACCAGAAGCTAAAAAATGTGATAAGACTCGAAGGCTTTGATCAAAAACTATATAGAACCAAGATTGGAGAAATGGCAAGATATAAGGTAGCATTATTTTCAACTTCACCTCAAGTCCAATAAGCAAAAGACCTCGAGGTAAGGGATTTAAATAAGAACAATATAACAAACAGATAATAGTAGCAAATTCACAGACCCACAATCTCATGTCATACTGTTCCTTTCAACTTATGATTTTGAATAGTTTCTTCAAACTAAATCCCGAGAATCCTTAAAAGCAAAGGGAGATCATAATAAGACGAAGGGACGACAGAATATTAAGTCAGTAAATGTTTTGCCATAGTCGAGTCTCACAAGTATCATATGGCAAAAAACCAGTTACTCCAATGGCACTTAAGAGCTACATGACCAGATATAATTTCATTTAACATTTATCTGATGTCTCCACAGTAACCAAACACCAAGCTTCTATAGAGAACGGATCCTCTCAAACGTAAGTAGGCAATTTAAATCAGAATGGGGTTAATATCATACCAGAACATGTTGAGGGAACACCAACATGAAATGAGCTCATGTTGGTGTCACCAAAATTGTCCAACAACCTCTAACCTCTACAACTGTCCCCATTAAGAGAatcaattaaaagataaaatctGAGCCAGCACGTGTAAGGGGTGACAACCTGAATATTAATAGTTTAACCATCCAAATATAGTTGAttactaaaaatttatacatccCTAATTTTACAATAAACTTAATATGCTGATTAGTTACCTTAATGGAGAGGAACCGTGCAAAACCTGCCTCATAGAAACCAGAAATATAACTGAAGGCATACAGAAGATATTGCAATTTATCTCAAACATATTCAGCTGGAGATATGACCAGAAATATAATTGAAGGTTGGAAAGAATTACAGGATTAATCTGCTGCTTACAAGTCGgatacattttaattttttaattgataatgaaaGTAATAGTAGGATAATACCTTGATTAGGAACACAGTGACGAAGAAAATAAATACGAAAGTCCAAATAATTGTGAATTGACAGCAAGCTTTAACTCAATAATaaaaccaagaaaattaaatctCAACAAATACAAGAAGAATGCAATCATATAGAAAATCAAcataatatcatattaaacaTTACGAAATTGGGTGACATGTTAATGTATAAAGGCAGAAACAAAAGACTGGCATATGGAAGTATAAAAAGATATTTTCCATACATaaacacaacaaaaaaaagTCACAAAAGAACTTATAAATGACAACCATTGAACAAACCTCACTGGTGACTTCTTCAATCAACTGTTTTGCTGCTTCAATTTGTTCACTAGTTCCATCAATTTGCACTGTCCTCTCCTTTGACATATCACCAGGGGGCAGATGCAGAGGTATAACCTGTAGCATATGAGTAAGTATCTTTGCATTGAGATGATGAATTCATGCAGTACGCTGCAGTTTTCATGAAAATCAACATAAtgtattttgtaaaaaaaattcagGCCACCCTACCTGGATACGGGCCCCTGTTTGAGCTTGCATACTTTTTATAGTTTCGCCTCCTTTACCAATAACAAGTCCCACCTGAAAATTTATCCATTGTAAGGAAACTATGAGCTAAATAATCATAAGAGCCAATAGACAACATCTAGCATACTTTATTATTAGGGATCATCATAACAAATTGATCGGCCCCAGATTGCTGCCCAGTCAACCGTCGGGAAACTATGCCAGAACCACCTGCATCAGCCTGTCCCATTGAAAAGCAAACTGTTACTACAGAGAATTCATCAAAGAAATTTCTCAAATTTCCACAACTACAGAGCTGACTATCAAACCAAATTAACATCTACAAGTGGCAGTCAAAATAAACATCCTAGAGAAGGGCAACAAACACACAACATAACAGGTATTGAAGGTATTGCTAACATGCATAATACCTCGTTAAGAACATCATTGATCAATTGCTCAGCTTTGGCTATCTGATCCGGAGTTCCCATAAGCTCAACTGCTCTTGAAGTAGAGTTTGGGTCTGCATCCATGTCTCTGGTGACCTGAATCTTAGCTCCTGACTGTAGTTGGAGGTACTTGATAGTCTCGCCACCTTTGCCAATTATCACGCCAACCCTTCCATTTGGAATATCGATTTTCTTGCTTGGACCTGGGTAGCCATATGAAGCACTTTGTGCTGGACCACCAAGACCTAAACCCGGATGCTTATGGCTAACACCTAAAACCAAAGAACATGACACAGTTATCCTCTTCTCCGTCCATTCAGAAAATCCCAATCAATAACTATATATTTGTAATATGTTGAGCAACAAGAATTACCAAGAAAAAAGTACAGCTAATATCACCGTTATAAACTTAAGAAAATCTGCAACAATGCCAACAAATATTTTGGAACTCGGTAATCACCATAAGTTTCAAGCACTATAAGCTCAATCAAACGGAGTGTTCATCAAAATTACGAATACCAAAGACCTACGAGAGCAATTAGAGGTGAACTGAAGAGAAAATGCGAGTGATAGGCTTATTTCAAAAGAAGCCCCAACCTGTATCAACAGCATCATAACCACCGCCGGCACCAGCCCCGTTCTCAACTCTCGCTCTCTTCGAAGGATCAGCGTTGTTCAGAAGCCTCGCAGCAATCTCCTGCGCCTTCT comes from Salvia miltiorrhiza cultivar Shanhuang (shh) chromosome 3, IMPLAD_Smil_shh, whole genome shotgun sequence and encodes:
- the LOC131015380 gene encoding LOW QUALITY PROTEIN: ferrochelatase-2, chloroplastic (The sequence of the model RefSeq protein was modified relative to this genomic sequence to represent the inferred CDS: inserted 2 bases in 2 codons; deleted 3 bases in 3 codons; substituted 1 base at 1 genomic stop codon) — encoded protein: MEAVAAGSRILPQISLNQNSESLHHHVKLTPSFVDTTKLSVDRCSSSNATKNSVSGGWSLRLPVQRKGVVGRTLCSTGVCTYPGGAIESHSHTAEXKIGVLLLNLGGPDTLNDVQPFLFNLFADPDIIRLPRLFRFLQRPLAQLISVLRAPKSKEGYASIGGGSPLRKITDEQASALKSALEAKEVSADVYVAMRYWHPFTEEAVHQIKRDRITRLVVLPLYPQYSISTTGSSVRVLQEMFRHDTHLSRLPVAIIQSWYRRQGYIKSMADLIEKELQNFSNPEEVMIFFSAHGVPVSYVENAGDPYRDQMEECIFLIMQELKLRGTGNDHTLAYQSRVGPVQWLKPYTDEVLVXSAVXSLLAVPVSFVSEHIETLEEIDMEYKELALESGIENWGRVPALNCTSSFITDLADAVIEALPSAMAISGSNTTTSNRAENDFVAYASKMIFGSIFAFLLLLSPKLMSAFRSYVL
- the LOC131015349 gene encoding uncharacterized protein LOC131015349, with product MADEAVYAAGGESNKRKYDDSPPAVGRRSTGFSSPPDSAAPPPSYNNVPPPLNEIELAKQKAQEIAARLLNNADPSKRARVENGAGAGGGYDAVDTGVSHKHPGLGLGGPAQSASYGYPGPSKKIDIPNGRVGVIIGKGGETIKYLQLQSGAKIQVTRDMDADPNSTSRAVELMGTPDQIAKAEQLINDVLNEADAGGSGIVSRRLTGQQSGADQFVMMIPNNKVGLVIGKGGETIKSMQAQTGARIQVIPLHLPPGDMSKERTVQIDGTSEQIEAAKQLIEEVTSENRMRGQSMSGGYSQQGYQARPPTNWAQPGPPGQQPGYGYVQPGAYPGPPQYGMTQPPYSGYPPQPTSGGYGAGWDQSSTAPQNQQSAQGGGYDYYNQQAPSQQQQAHGGPTAPTDASGYGYSQGQGGYGHDGYGGYHAGAAQSGYGQQNPSAGYDQQQQGYNSAYPTPDGHTPSYGSQGDPNQAPASAQSYNAGGQPSPNPNYPHQASSQPGYGAQGGYGSQPPYGNYATPPPSQKPGSQPAAAYAQPQQSPSAQGGSYGQPGYPRSQPPPAQAGYAHADSGAQRPPSSGYPAAAYGAPPYGAAAAAAAAQPGYGQQQPSQYGSAYDATPPQAAQSTGAAKASPPS